A window of the Bombina bombina isolate aBomBom1 chromosome 3, aBomBom1.pri, whole genome shotgun sequence genome harbors these coding sequences:
- the LOC128651634 gene encoding potassium voltage-gated channel subfamily A member 1-like — protein sequence MDEHLSLLHSPPPSSTRHRTNSNIVNPGYTEVEQEIMTVVACDNILEEAAALPGHHSSEVYEQDDHECCERVVINISGLRFETQLKTLAQFPDTLLGDPKKRMRYFDPLRNEYFFDRNRPSFDAILYYYQSGGRIRRPVNVPIDIFSEEIRFYELGEEAMEKFREDEGFIKEEERPLPSNEFQRQVWLLFEYPESSGPARGIAIVSVLVILISIVIFCLETLPEFRDDKEYNGPVLHVLNSTGPYLTSSFTDPFFVVETLCIIWFSFELLVRFFACPSKATFSKNIMNIIDIVAIIPYFITLGTELAERQGNGQQAMSLAILRVIRLVRVFRIFKLSRHSKGLQILGQTLKASMRELGLLIFFLFIGVILFSSAVYFAEADDPSSGFNSIPDAFWWAVVTMTTVGYGDMHPVTIGGKIVGSLCAIAGVLTIALPVPVIVSNFNYFYHRETEGEEQAQYLHVGSCQQLSSNEDLKKTRSNSSLSKSEYMVIEEGVNQAPFKQPNFKTGNCTTNNPNCVNIKKIFTDV from the coding sequence ATGGACGAGCACCTCAGCCTCCTTCACTCGCCTCCTCCGTCCTCCACTAGACACCGGACCAACAGCAACATCGTGAACCCGGGTTACACGGAGGTGGAGCAAGAGATCATGACTGTGGTAGCCTGCGATAACATCTTGGAGGAGGCGGCTGCCCTGCCGGGTCACCACTCGTCTGAGGTTTACGAGCAGGACGACCACGAGTGCTGTGAGCGGGTGGTCATCAACATCTCTGGACTTCGGTTTGAGACTCAGCTAAAGACTTTAGCTCAGTTTCCTGACACTCTTTTGGGTGACCCCAAGAAAAGGATGAGATACTTTGATCCCCTAAGGAATGAATACTTCTTTGACAGGAACAGACCCAGCTTCGATGCCATTCTGTACTACTACCAATCCGGGGGCAGAATAAGGAGACCTGTTAATGTCCCCATCGATATATTTTCTGAAGAGATACGCTTCTATGAATTAGGGGAAGAAGCTATGGAGAAGTTCAGAGAGGATGAAGGTTTTATTAAGGAAGAGGAGCGTCCTCTGCCTTCCAATGAGTTTCAGAGACAGGTATGGCTGCTATTTGAGTACCCTGAAAGCTCGGGACCAGCCAGAGGCATTGCTATAGTGTCAGTCCTTGTCATCCTTATCTCCATTGTAATATTTTGCCTGGAAACTTTGCCAGAGTTCAGAGACGACAAGGAATATAATGGACCGGTGCTCCATGTACTCAATAGCACCGGACCTTACCTGACCAGTTCTTTTACTGACCCGTTTTTCGTGGTGGAGACCCTGTGTATTATCTGGTTCTCATTTGAGTTACTGGTCAGGTTTTTTGCCTGCCCCAGTAAAGCTACCTTCTCCAAAAATATTATGAACATTATTGACATAGTGGCCATCATCCCATATTTCATCACCTTGGGCACCGAGCTGGCTGAGCGTCAGGGCAATGGTCAACAGGCCATGTCACTGGCCATACTGAGAGTCATCAGGTTGGTGAGGGTCTTTCGTATATTTAAGCTGTCCAGACACTCTAAAGGACTCCAGATCTTGGGACAAACCTTGAAGGCCAGCATGAGGGAACTGGGACTACTCATCTTCTTTCTCTTCATTGGTGTCATTCTGTTTTCCAGCGCCGTGTATTTTGCTGAAGCTGATGACCCCAGCTCGGGGTTCAACAGTATCCCTGATGCCTTCTGGTGGGCAGTGGTCACCATGACAACAGTTGGCTACGGTGACATGCATCCTGTGACAATTGGGGGCAAGATAGTAGGATCTCTTTGTGCCATAGCTGGCGTTTTAACCATTGCATTGCCAGTGCCTGTTATAGTCTCAAACTTCAATTACTTCTATCACCGTGAGACTGAAGGGGAGGAACAGGCACAGTATCTACACGTAGGCAGCTGTCAGCAACTTTCTTCTAACGAAGACCTAAAAAAGACAAGGAGCAACTCTAGCCTAAGTAAATCCGAGTATATGGTGATAGAAGAAGGTGTTAACCAGGCACCTTTCAAACAACCTAACTTCAAAACAGGCAACTGTACCACCAATAATCCAAACTGTGTCAATATCAAGAAGATTTTCACAGACGTGTAA